In the Flavobacterium pallidum genome, one interval contains:
- a CDS encoding YcxB family protein has protein sequence MVFKTKINSKDYLRLCFYLTYRKPFTIIFTTLSFVLIVMGILQLTGRFYFGLDAMFTGLFAFYILFIPAMLYFKAARNFASNKRIQQPVEYEFTKEKMISKGAGFISESALDGLYRVEETRDWFLVYQSKLVANLIPKKDMMPDEITGLRNIFKNLSGIKLRLKS, from the coding sequence ATGGTTTTCAAAACTAAAATCAACAGCAAAGACTACCTGAGATTGTGCTTCTACCTGACTTACAGGAAGCCATTCACGATTATTTTCACCACATTGAGTTTTGTACTCATCGTGATGGGAATATTACAGCTTACGGGACGTTTTTATTTTGGCCTTGACGCGATGTTTACAGGGTTGTTCGCATTTTACATCCTCTTTATTCCAGCAATGCTGTATTTTAAGGCAGCAAGGAATTTCGCTTCAAATAAAAGGATCCAACAGCCTGTAGAATATGAATTTACAAAGGAGAAAATGATCTCAAAAGGAGCGGGTTTTATTTCCGAATCTGCTTTGGATGGCCTGTATCGTGTAGAAGAAACGCGTGACTGGTTTCTGGTTTACCAAAGTAAGCTGGTCGCAAACCTGATTCCGAAAAAAGACATGATGCCAGATGAAATAACCGGATTAAGGAATATCTTCAAAAATCTTTCCGGAATAAAACTCCGATTGAAAAGCTAA
- a CDS encoding NADPH-dependent FMN reductase gives MKILSFAGSNSSKSINRKLSAYASSLFENADVELLDINDYEMPLFSQDRENEIGKHPLAQAFLDKIASADAIVLSLAENNGNYSAAFKNLFDWCSRIQKEVFQNKPMLLLATSPGQRGGKSVLEIAESNLPRYGGNIKAVFSLPSFYENFDTDAIRVTNQELDANLRDIVSGFAI, from the coding sequence ATGAAAATTCTATCCTTCGCAGGCTCCAACAGCTCTAAATCCATCAACAGGAAATTATCTGCGTATGCTTCAAGTCTTTTTGAAAACGCAGATGTAGAATTGCTTGACATCAACGATTATGAAATGCCATTGTTTAGCCAGGACCGTGAAAACGAAATCGGCAAGCATCCGTTAGCGCAGGCATTTTTAGATAAAATTGCTTCCGCAGATGCGATTGTTTTGTCTTTGGCAGAAAATAACGGCAATTACTCAGCAGCGTTCAAAAACCTCTTCGATTGGTGCTCCCGGATCCAGAAAGAAGTTTTCCAAAACAAACCCATGCTTTTACTTGCAACGTCACCGGGACAGCGTGGTGGGAAAAGCGTACTTGAGATTGCGGAAAGCAACCTGCCGCGGTATGGCGGAAATATCAAAGCCGTCTTTTCATTGCCGTCGTTTTACGAGAATTTTGATACGGATGCCATTCGCGTTACCAATCAGGAGCTGGATGCAAACCTTCGGGATATCGTCAGCGGATTTGCAATTTAA
- a CDS encoding DNA gyrase/topoisomerase IV subunit A, giving the protein MKDEEDDIIPNDDESQGALNDSTEGFDEEIRISEGSHFYEQDEEDPNDTITKVTGMYKDWFLDYASYVILERAVPAIEDGFKPVQRRIMHSLKELDDGRYNKVANVVGHTMQYHPHGDASIGDAMVQIGQKELLIDTQGNWGNILTGDGAAASRYIEARLSKFALEVLYSPKITEWVASYDGRRNEPNNLPVKFPLLLAQGAEGIAVGLSTKVLPHNFNELIDASVKILKNKPFQLFPDFQTAGIADVSNYNDGMRGGRVRVRAKIGQWDKNTLVITQIPFSTNTSTLIDSILKANEKGKIKIKKIEDNTAAEVEILIHLFPGVSPDKTIDALYAFTGCETSVAPLGCVIGDHKPMFIGVSEMLRISTKRTVQLLKQELEIQLDELEEHWHFASLERIFIENRIYRLIEEEETWEGVINAIDEGLKPHIKHLKREVTVEDINRLTEIRIKRISKFDIDKAQEKIEALEGEIEQVKHDLDHLIDFAIAFFTKLKEKYGKGRERQTELRIFDDIEATKVVLRNTKLYVNREEGFVGTGLKKDEYVTDCSDIDDVIVFLRNGSVMITKVDDKKFIGKDIIHVDIFDKNDKRTIYNMVYRDGKSGPSFIKRFNVSGVTRDKAYDLTNGNAGSQVLYFSNNPNGEAEVITILLRQIGSIKKLKFDIDFANMAIKGRSSKGNLVTKYPIKKIELKEKGISTLLPRKIWFDDTVQRLNVDARGELLGEFRPSDKILVISQAGKLKVIIPELTTHFDPDMVVLEKWIPKKPISAIYYDGEKERYYLKRFLVETEGKEETFISEHPNSQLEIVSTDYRPVAELVFAKVKGVQKENLVVDVEAFIAVKGLKALGNQLTTDKLKQVSMLDPLPYEIPEEIIPEEPEVTEAGEIISDENMQIDDEGQITLF; this is encoded by the coding sequence ATGAAAGACGAAGAAGACGATATTATCCCCAATGACGACGAATCTCAAGGTGCGTTGAACGACAGTACTGAAGGTTTTGATGAGGAAATCCGTATTTCCGAAGGCAGCCATTTCTACGAACAGGATGAGGAAGACCCGAATGATACCATCACGAAGGTTACCGGAATGTACAAGGATTGGTTCCTCGATTATGCTTCGTATGTAATTCTCGAGCGTGCCGTACCGGCTATCGAGGACGGCTTTAAGCCCGTGCAGCGCCGCATCATGCATTCGTTGAAGGAACTCGATGACGGCCGTTACAACAAAGTGGCCAATGTCGTTGGGCATACGATGCAATACCATCCGCACGGTGACGCGAGTATTGGTGATGCGATGGTGCAGATAGGGCAGAAGGAACTGCTCATTGACACCCAGGGAAACTGGGGGAATATCCTGACCGGTGACGGTGCAGCAGCGTCACGTTATATTGAAGCGAGGCTTTCCAAATTCGCTTTGGAAGTGTTGTACAGTCCGAAAATTACGGAATGGGTTGCCTCTTATGACGGCCGCCGTAATGAGCCGAATAATCTTCCGGTAAAATTTCCGTTGCTGTTGGCGCAGGGCGCAGAGGGAATCGCCGTTGGGCTTTCGACAAAAGTTTTGCCACACAATTTCAACGAACTGATTGATGCTTCGGTAAAAATCCTGAAAAATAAGCCATTCCAGCTTTTTCCTGATTTCCAGACTGCAGGTATCGCTGACGTATCAAATTATAACGACGGGATGCGCGGCGGGCGTGTGCGGGTACGCGCAAAGATTGGTCAATGGGACAAGAATACGCTCGTTATTACGCAGATTCCATTTTCAACCAACACTTCAACCCTGATCGACAGTATATTGAAAGCCAATGAGAAAGGGAAAATAAAAATCAAAAAAATTGAGGACAATACCGCTGCCGAGGTAGAGATACTGATCCATCTTTTTCCAGGCGTTTCTCCCGATAAGACCATTGACGCATTATATGCATTTACTGGTTGCGAAACGTCGGTCGCGCCATTGGGCTGCGTCATTGGGGATCATAAACCGATGTTCATCGGCGTGTCGGAAATGCTGCGGATATCAACCAAAAGAACGGTGCAGTTGCTGAAACAGGAACTCGAAATCCAGCTCGACGAACTTGAAGAACACTGGCATTTTGCATCGCTGGAAAGGATTTTCATCGAAAACAGGATTTACCGCCTGATTGAGGAGGAAGAAACCTGGGAAGGTGTCATCAATGCCATCGATGAAGGTTTGAAACCACACATCAAGCATTTAAAGCGCGAAGTCACTGTAGAGGATATCAACCGATTGACTGAAATCCGGATTAAGAGGATTTCCAAATTCGATATCGACAAAGCACAGGAAAAAATTGAAGCGCTCGAAGGGGAAATCGAACAGGTGAAACACGACCTTGACCACCTGATTGATTTTGCAATAGCCTTTTTTACCAAACTGAAAGAGAAATACGGCAAAGGACGCGAACGCCAGACGGAACTCCGCATTTTCGACGATATTGAAGCTACAAAAGTGGTATTGCGCAATACCAAACTTTACGTGAACCGCGAAGAAGGCTTTGTCGGTACCGGATTGAAGAAGGACGAGTATGTGACGGATTGTTCAGACATTGATGATGTGATCGTATTCCTGCGCAACGGTTCGGTGATGATTACAAAGGTCGATGACAAGAAATTCATAGGCAAAGACATCATCCATGTCGATATTTTTGACAAAAACGACAAACGCACGATTTATAATATGGTATACCGCGATGGGAAATCCGGGCCATCGTTTATCAAGCGTTTCAATGTTTCCGGCGTCACGCGTGACAAAGCTTACGACCTGACCAATGGCAATGCGGGTTCACAGGTATTGTATTTCTCTAACAACCCGAATGGGGAAGCGGAAGTCATTACCATTCTACTGCGCCAAATCGGTAGCATCAAAAAACTGAAGTTCGATATCGATTTTGCCAATATGGCCATCAAAGGGCGTTCATCAAAAGGCAATCTTGTCACCAAATACCCTATCAAGAAAATCGAGCTTAAGGAAAAAGGGATTTCGACATTGTTGCCACGCAAAATCTGGTTTGATGATACCGTGCAGCGACTTAACGTGGATGCGCGTGGGGAACTGCTGGGCGAATTCAGGCCAAGCGATAAGATCCTTGTGATATCACAAGCGGGTAAACTTAAGGTCATTATCCCTGAACTTACCACGCATTTCGATCCGGATATGGTCGTTTTGGAAAAATGGATTCCGAAGAAACCGATTTCCGCAATTTATTACGATGGTGAAAAAGAGCGCTATTATTTAAAGCGTTTCCTTGTAGAAACAGAAGGTAAAGAGGAGACATTCATCAGCGAGCACCCGAATTCCCAACTCGAAATCGTATCGACGGATTACCGTCCTGTGGCGGAACTGGTTTTTGCCAAAGTGAAAGGCGTACAAAAAGAAAACCTCGTTGTAGATGTGGAAGCATTTATTGCAGTAAAAGGGCTTAAAGCACTAGGAAATCAATTAACTACTGATAAACTGAAGCAGGTCAGTATGCTGGATCCATTACCTTATGAAATTCCTGAGGAAATCATCCCGGAAGAACCGGAAGTTACCGAAGCAGGCGAAATAATATCCGATGAAAATATGCAGATTGACGATGAGGGACAGATCACACTATTTTAA
- a CDS encoding transglutaminase domain-containing protein, whose amino-acid sequence MKKRFPCLPLAITFSLIFFHSTFAQDYASVDSIVRNYPDSFSSTEKLAEKINSDFDTESDRARAIYTWIATNIRYDLPAAHSGNGIAFYYKDEADRIEKEKKFRVDLAKKTLKQGKGICQNYAALFHHLCDLTALKCIDIPGSAKTNLMQIGKLPQPSDHIWNAVKIGNSWNLVDVTWGAGSVDTNSGKFVPSFSDGYFCPTPEVFFLNHFPEDARMSMLQRTPEDFANLPLYYGSYVDSDYEILYPENGVLSATQKSIPFRISDLDEGDNVSYVFSNQNQLQEPELKRNGNLSEFVIPIAATDRGFLTLFVNNRSVAAYKIGR is encoded by the coding sequence ATGAAAAAGAGATTTCCCTGTCTGCCCCTGGCCATTACATTTTCCCTGATTTTTTTTCATAGTACCTTCGCGCAGGATTATGCCTCCGTCGACAGCATCGTAAGGAATTATCCGGATTCGTTTTCTTCAACCGAAAAACTTGCAGAGAAAATCAACAGTGATTTCGATACCGAATCTGACAGGGCACGCGCCATTTACACCTGGATTGCTACCAATATCCGTTATGATTTGCCTGCTGCGCATTCCGGGAATGGTATCGCATTTTATTATAAGGACGAAGCCGACCGCATCGAAAAAGAAAAGAAATTCCGTGTTGATCTTGCAAAGAAAACGCTGAAGCAGGGTAAAGGCATCTGCCAGAATTATGCAGCATTATTCCATCATCTGTGCGACCTCACCGCGCTGAAATGCATTGATATTCCCGGAAGTGCAAAAACAAACCTGATGCAGATCGGGAAACTGCCGCAACCGAGCGACCACATCTGGAATGCCGTGAAGATTGGTAATTCCTGGAACCTTGTCGATGTAACGTGGGGCGCGGGAAGTGTCGATACGAATAGCGGAAAATTCGTGCCTTCATTCAGTGATGGTTATTTTTGCCCAACACCGGAAGTTTTCTTCCTGAATCATTTTCCTGAAGATGCCAGGATGTCGATGCTGCAGAGGACTCCCGAAGATTTTGCGAACCTTCCATTGTATTATGGCAGTTATGTCGATTCCGATTATGAGATCCTGTATCCTGAAAATGGCGTGTTGTCTGCTACACAGAAATCGATTCCGTTCCGCATTTCAGATTTGGATGAAGGTGACAATGTCAGCTATGTCTTCAGTAACCAAAACCAATTGCAGGAGCCTGAATTGAAACGCAATGGCAACCTTTCAGAGTTCGTAATCCCGATCGCGGCAACCGATAGAGGGTTCCTGACACTTTTTGTAAACAACCGCTCTGTCGCAGCTTATAAAATCGGGAGGTAA
- a CDS encoding DNA topoisomerase IV subunit B has product MSGENQYTEDNIRSLDWKEHIRMRPGMYIGKLGDGSSVDDGIYILLKEVIDNCIDEFVMGAGKTIEVTIRDKTVTVRDYGRGIPLGKVVDVVSKMNTGGKYDSLAFKKSVGLNGVGTKAVNALSNYFRVESVRDDKQKAAEFSAGNLVSEEEVIDTTKRKGTKVVFVPDEAIFKNYKFRNEYVIKMLKNYCYLNTGLTIIYNGEKFYSDNGLKDLLDENISEEDMVYPIIHLLGDDIEIAMTHSKSQYSEEYHSFVNGQNTTQGGTHLVAFREALVKTIREFYNKGFEPSDIRKSIVSAVSVKVMEPVFESQTKTKLGSTEMGPDMASVRTFINDFVKNKLDNFLHKNPETADLLLRKILQAERERKELSGIRKLAKDRAKKASLHNKKLRDCRVHLPDIKNPRYLESTLFITEGDSASGSITKSRDVNTQAVFSLRGKPLNSYGMSKKIVYENEEFNLLQAALNIEEDMSDLRYNNIVIATDADVDGMHIRLLLITFFLQFFPELIKESHLYILQTPLFRVRNRKETIYCYSEEERVAAIEKLKPKPEITRFKGLGEISPDEFKHFIGDDIRLDPIMLDKGTSIEQLLSFYMGKNTPDRQEFIINNLKVELDMITES; this is encoded by the coding sequence ATGTCAGGCGAAAATCAATATACCGAAGATAATATCCGTTCGTTAGACTGGAAAGAACACATCCGCATGCGCCCCGGCATGTACATCGGGAAGCTTGGCGACGGTTCTTCTGTAGATGACGGCATCTATATCCTGCTCAAGGAAGTCATCGACAACTGTATCGATGAATTCGTTATGGGTGCCGGAAAAACGATTGAAGTCACCATTCGCGATAAGACGGTTACCGTACGCGATTACGGCCGCGGCATTCCGTTGGGAAAAGTGGTGGATGTCGTCTCGAAAATGAATACCGGCGGTAAATACGATTCGCTGGCGTTTAAGAAATCCGTGGGTTTAAATGGTGTCGGTACCAAGGCAGTAAACGCTTTGTCGAATTATTTCCGCGTGGAATCCGTACGTGATGACAAGCAGAAAGCCGCAGAATTTTCAGCCGGAAACCTGGTGTCAGAAGAAGAGGTGATCGATACTACGAAGAGGAAGGGTACAAAAGTCGTCTTTGTACCCGATGAAGCCATTTTTAAAAATTACAAATTCAGGAATGAATATGTAATAAAAATGCTTAAGAATTACTGCTACCTGAATACCGGCCTGACGATTATTTACAACGGTGAAAAATTCTATTCGGATAACGGACTGAAGGATTTGCTTGATGAAAATATTTCAGAAGAAGACATGGTGTACCCGATCATACATCTCCTGGGTGATGACATTGAGATTGCCATGACGCACAGCAAATCCCAATACAGCGAAGAATACCATTCTTTTGTCAACGGGCAGAATACGACGCAGGGCGGAACGCATTTGGTGGCTTTCCGTGAGGCATTGGTGAAAACCATCCGTGAGTTCTACAATAAAGGCTTTGAGCCTTCCGATATACGAAAATCCATCGTGAGCGCGGTGAGTGTAAAAGTGATGGAACCTGTTTTCGAATCCCAGACAAAAACAAAGCTGGGCTCTACGGAAATGGGCCCCGATATGGCTTCAGTGCGTACCTTCATCAATGATTTTGTCAAAAACAAACTCGACAATTTCCTGCATAAAAACCCGGAAACCGCCGATTTATTATTGCGTAAGATCCTCCAGGCTGAAAGGGAGCGTAAAGAGCTTTCCGGAATCCGCAAACTTGCCAAAGACCGCGCCAAGAAAGCGAGCCTGCACAACAAGAAACTGCGTGACTGCCGCGTACATTTACCCGATATCAAGAACCCGCGCTACCTCGAAAGCACGCTTTTCATTACGGAGGGGGATTCGGCTTCTGGTTCGATCACAAAATCGCGCGATGTCAATACACAGGCGGTTTTCAGCCTTCGCGGCAAGCCGTTGAATTCTTACGGCATGAGCAAGAAAATCGTGTATGAGAATGAGGAATTCAACCTGCTGCAGGCTGCTTTGAATATCGAAGAGGATATGAGCGACCTGCGGTACAACAACATTGTAATCGCCACTGATGCCGATGTTGACGGCATGCACATCCGTTTGCTGCTGATCACTTTTTTTCTGCAGTTTTTCCCTGAATTGATAAAGGAAAGCCATTTGTATATTTTGCAGACACCACTTTTCCGTGTGCGGAACAGGAAAGAAACGATTTATTGTTATTCTGAAGAGGAACGTGTCGCCGCAATTGAAAAACTGAAGCCGAAACCTGAGATTACCCGATTCAAGGGATTGGGGGAAATTTCGCCGGATGAGTTTAAACATTTCATCGGTGATGACATCAGGTTGGACCCGATCATGCTGGATAAAGGTACATCGATTGAGCAATTGCTTTCGTTTTATATGGGGAAAAATACACCGGACAGGCAGGAATTCATCATCAATAACCTGAAAGTGGAATTGGATATGATCACAGAGTCATAA
- a CDS encoding TerC family protein, with amino-acid sequence MEVLLNPNSWIALLTLTFLEIVLGIDNIIFISIATGKLPPAKRKRATKIGMFLAMFMRIGLLFGITLLIAMKEPWYSINTGWLTLNITGQSIILLLGGLFLLYKSTSEIREKVDEKGEEEKELKRGAASTFGSVIVQIILIDMVFSFDSILTAVGMTNGVVGAIYIMIAAVIISVFIMMQFAVPIGTFVNKNPSIQILALSFLVLIGFMLIVEAAHLANASFFGNHVETVPKGYLYFAIAFSLLVELLNMKMSKKNKKSRDEEA; translated from the coding sequence TATCATCTTCATCTCGATTGCCACAGGAAAACTGCCTCCTGCAAAACGAAAAAGGGCTACTAAAATCGGGATGTTCCTTGCCATGTTTATGCGTATCGGGTTGCTTTTCGGAATTACATTGCTCATTGCGATGAAAGAACCGTGGTATTCGATCAATACGGGCTGGCTGACGCTCAACATCACTGGGCAAAGCATTATATTACTGCTTGGCGGCCTGTTCCTGCTGTATAAAAGTACCAGTGAAATCCGCGAGAAAGTAGACGAGAAAGGCGAAGAGGAAAAAGAGCTCAAACGCGGTGCCGCTTCGACTTTTGGCAGCGTGATTGTACAGATCATCCTGATTGATATGGTATTTTCGTTTGACAGTATCCTGACGGCCGTCGGGATGACGAACGGGGTTGTGGGCGCGATTTACATCATGATTGCGGCAGTGATTATTTCGGTATTCATCATGATGCAGTTTGCAGTTCCGATTGGTACGTTCGTGAACAAGAATCCATCCATACAGATCCTGGCATTGTCATTCCTGGTGCTGATTGGCTTTATGCTGATTGTGGAAGCGGCGCACCTGGCAAACGCTTCCTTCTTCGGGAATCATGTGGAAACCGTTCCGAAAGGCTACTTATATTTCGCCATCGCATTCTCTTTGCTGGTAGAACTGCTGAATATGAAAATGTCGAAAAAGAATAAGAAAAGCCGTGATGAGGAAGCCTAA
- a CDS encoding TIGR02117 family protein, whose product MKGIIKKDWRFLNRILLYLLGFIILYIALAFIISRIPVNTNDTDNSHDIAIYIRTNGVHTDVVFPLKNSIYDWNKVISADHTTAKDTTLQYAAFGWGDRDFYLNTPEWSDLKAGTAFNAAFYLGTSVMHVVFLDVPKENENCRKIFISRKEYIDMVDFVKGSFQSDAKGNTLPIKGSGYGLNDIFYEAKGKYNLFYTCNSWTNNALKSGRQKAALWTLTDGGIFCHY is encoded by the coding sequence TTGAAAGGCATTATAAAGAAAGACTGGCGGTTTTTAAACAGAATATTATTGTATCTGCTGGGGTTTATTATTCTGTACATCGCCCTGGCTTTCATTATTTCCAGAATTCCAGTAAACACGAATGACACCGATAATTCGCACGATATCGCCATCTACATCCGGACAAATGGCGTGCATACCGATGTGGTTTTCCCTTTAAAAAATAGCATTTATGACTGGAATAAAGTTATCAGTGCAGATCATACGACAGCGAAAGATACCACACTGCAATATGCCGCATTTGGCTGGGGTGACCGGGATTTTTACCTGAATACCCCTGAATGGTCTGACCTAAAAGCGGGTACCGCATTTAATGCTGCATTTTACCTCGGGACAAGTGTCATGCATGTGGTTTTTCTTGATGTACCTAAAGAAAATGAAAACTGCAGGAAAATTTTTATTAGCCGCAAGGAATATATTGATATGGTTGATTTTGTCAAAGGATCATTCCAATCTGATGCAAAAGGAAATACACTGCCTATAAAAGGTTCTGGCTACGGCCTGAATGACATTTTCTATGAAGCCAAAGGCAAATACAACCTGTTTTACACCTGCAATTCCTGGACCAACAATGCACTTAAATCAGGCCGTCAGAAAGCCGCATTATGGACATTGACTGATGGCGGGATTTTCTGCCATTATTAG
- the ychF gene encoding redox-regulated ATPase YchF: protein MKAGIVGLPNVGKSTLFNCLSNAKAQSANFPFCTIEPNIGVVNVPDPRINKLEELVKPERVVMATVDIVDIAGLVKGASKGEGLGNQFLGNIRECNAIIHVLRCFDNDNIVHVDGNVNPIRDKETIDIELQLKDLETVDKRLEKVKRAAKTGNKEAQTEEAFLNRIREALLQAKSARTVKPNNNDEELLMDDFQLITSKPVLYVCNVDEGSAATGNAYVEQVRELVKDENAEVIVLAVGTEADITELETYEERKMFLEDLGLEEPGASVLIRAAYKLLQQQTYFTAGVKEVRAWTVNIGATAPQAAGVIHTDFEKGFIRAEVIAYEDYVQFGSEAKVKEAGKFRVEGKEYIVKDGDVMHFRFNV from the coding sequence ATGAAAGCAGGAATTGTCGGGTTACCGAACGTAGGAAAATCAACTTTATTCAATTGTTTATCAAATGCCAAGGCCCAAAGCGCGAACTTTCCGTTTTGCACCATCGAGCCTAATATTGGTGTGGTGAATGTACCTGATCCACGTATCAACAAACTCGAAGAACTTGTAAAACCGGAACGCGTCGTAATGGCAACGGTTGATATTGTAGATATTGCGGGGTTGGTAAAAGGTGCCAGTAAAGGCGAAGGGCTGGGGAACCAATTCCTTGGAAACATCCGCGAGTGCAATGCGATCATCCATGTTTTAAGGTGCTTTGACAATGACAACATTGTTCACGTTGACGGCAACGTAAACCCGATCCGCGACAAGGAAACCATCGATATAGAATTACAACTCAAAGACCTTGAAACAGTAGATAAAAGGCTGGAAAAAGTAAAGCGTGCAGCCAAAACCGGCAATAAGGAAGCACAGACAGAAGAGGCGTTCCTGAACCGTATCCGGGAGGCTTTATTACAAGCCAAATCCGCGCGTACAGTAAAACCAAATAACAACGACGAAGAATTACTGATGGATGATTTCCAACTCATCACTTCTAAGCCTGTATTATACGTTTGCAATGTTGATGAAGGATCAGCAGCCACTGGGAATGCCTATGTAGAGCAGGTCCGCGAACTCGTAAAAGACGAAAATGCCGAAGTCATCGTGCTCGCCGTGGGCACCGAAGCCGATATTACAGAATTGGAAACATACGAAGAACGCAAAATGTTCCTTGAAGACCTGGGCCTTGAGGAACCGGGCGCTTCTGTGCTGATCCGCGCAGCTTATAAATTGCTGCAACAGCAAACCTATTTTACAGCAGGTGTTAAGGAAGTGCGTGCCTGGACCGTGAATATCGGAGCAACAGCGCCTCAGGCTGCGGGCGTAATCCATACGGATTTTGAAAAAGGTTTCATCCGCGCCGAAGTAATTGCTTATGAAGATTACGTTCAGTTCGGTTCAGAGGCTAAAGTGAAGGAAGCAGGAAAATTCCGCGTGGAAGGGAAAGAATATATTGTGAAGGATGGCGATGTGATGCATTTTAGGTTTAATGTATAG